A segment of the Trifolium pratense cultivar HEN17-A07 linkage group LG7, ARS_RC_1.1, whole genome shotgun sequence genome:
agttagaGATCAGTTATAGTTGGTTACTCAAATAGTTAGTTAATTGgtgttagttaattagttagaGATCAGTTATAGTTGGTTACTCAAATAGTTAGTTAATTGGGTCCTATAAATAGAACACCAATGTACacattttacaatcttttatcAATCAAAATATGAACTCTAATGAACTTTTACCTCATGAGCATGACTATGCTCTCTTTCTATCCTATGTGTATGATCTATGGCACTATGATCCTATGATTCTTGACAATTAATGAAAAACACTTTTTCTCTCCTaacaattggtatctagagccttcACTAGGCCTTAGAGAAAAGTTAGTTACATCTCTTCTTTTCTGTTACAACGGTGCAACCGTTTCTTGCGAAAAAAGCTTCAAGATTTGCATTGTTCTCTGCAACAATGGCGGAATCTTCTTCGTTTTTGCAGCAATCTATTCCAAAATTCGAGGGATTTTATGATCACTAGGCCAAATTGATGGAGAATTTGATCAAATCGAAAGAATATTGGAGCTTGATCGAAGATGGAGTTGTGGTAGCACCTGCAAATGCTACAGCAGCGCAACTTCAAGCAGCTAATAAAAGCAAATTAAAGGATCTGAAGGTAAAGAATTACCTATTTCAATCTATAGATCGTTCTATTCTTGAAACAATTCTCGAACGCAACACATCCAAACAGATATGGGATTCAATGAGAACGAAATATCAGGGTTCAACAAAAGTAAAGAGGGCTCAATTGCAGAGTCTAAGGCGTGATTTTGAAGTTCTTTGTATGAAAGATGATGAATCAGTGGATGAATTCTTTACCAGAACCCTAGCTATAGCTAACAAGATGACTGCACATGGTGAAAGAATGTCTGAAAGCACAATTGTTGAGAAAATCTTGAGATCTATGACATCAAGATTTGACTATGTGACTTGTGCAATTGAAGAATCTCATGATGTGACCACTATGTCTGTAGATGAACTGCAAAGCAGCTTGCTTGTTCATGAAGGCAAGATGAAAATCCATAAGATCATAGAGGAGGAGCAAGCTCTCAAGATTTCAAACCATGGAAGAGGCAATAACAATAATCAAAGAGGTAGAGGCCGTGGTCCATCAA
Coding sequences within it:
- the LOC123895818 gene encoding uncharacterized protein LOC123895818, producing the protein MENLIKSKEYWSLIEDGVVVAPANATAAQLQAANKSKLKDLKVKNYLFQSIDRSILETILERNTSKQIWDSMRTKYQGSTKVKRAQLQSLRRDFEVLCMKDDESVDEFFTRTLAIANKMTAHGERMSESTIVEKILRSMTSRFDYVTCAIEESHDVTTMSVDELQSSLLVHEGKMKIHKIIEEEQALKISNHGRGNNNNQRGRGRGPSRGRGRGRTNSNTSKDFRETMKLGDNSTMQVMGKGNIKLYLAGKISIITDVHYLPELKNNLLSIGQLQQKNITVVFSKNICKIFHEDKGLIVSTEMTANRMYILLAPMILPTCFQTVKDDGYLWHCRYGHLNFKGLDTTRKTQFIGGQKPPETRKNRQKQLN